In one Komagataeibacter sp. FNDCR2 genomic region, the following are encoded:
- a CDS encoding SDR family oxidoreductase, with product MGNQPYRTALVTGASSGIGAAIVRRLAAEGIEVHAVARDAARLEKLAQETGCIAHAVSVSDQAGIEALISDLEIDVLVNNAGQSRTGNIANTTPEDIDALVDVNLRAVLQLTRLVVAGMIARDRGHIVNITSIAGHYAFAGGNTVYHATKAGVHSLSQQLRCDLFGRHIRVTEVSPARVETEVFGRLIGNMEEAKKRFFDEYDSLLPEDIANSVAFAVMAPQRMNVSFMEVLPTMQVVGGLNFAKKTAGAA from the coding sequence ATGGGCAACCAGCCGTATCGTACCGCTCTCGTCACTGGCGCATCCTCCGGCATCGGGGCGGCGATTGTCCGCCGGCTGGCGGCGGAAGGGATTGAAGTGCATGCCGTGGCGCGTGACGCGGCGCGGCTGGAAAAACTGGCGCAGGAGACCGGCTGTATCGCGCATGCGGTCAGCGTGTCCGACCAGGCCGGGATCGAAGCCCTGATCAGCGATCTCGAGATTGACGTGCTGGTCAACAATGCCGGGCAGTCGCGCACGGGCAACATCGCCAACACCACGCCGGAGGATATCGACGCGCTGGTGGATGTGAACCTGCGCGCGGTGCTGCAGCTTACACGGCTGGTGGTGGCGGGCATGATCGCGCGCGACCGGGGGCATATCGTCAACATCACCTCCATTGCCGGGCATTATGCCTTTGCCGGTGGCAACACCGTCTATCATGCCACCAAGGCCGGTGTGCATTCGCTGTCGCAGCAACTGCGCTGCGATCTGTTCGGACGCCACATCCGCGTGACCGAAGTCTCGCCCGCGCGCGTGGAGACCGAAGTGTTCGGCCGCCTGATCGGCAATATGGAAGAGGCGAAGAAGCGTTTCTTTGACGAATATGATTCCCTGCTGCCCGAGGATATCGCCAACTCCGTGGCCTTTGCCGTCATGGCGCCGCAGCGCATGAATGTCAGCTTCATGGAAGTGCTGCCGACCATGCAGGTGGTGGGCGGCCTGAACTTCGCCAAGAAGACAGCCGGCGCGGCGTGA
- a CDS encoding biotin/lipoyl-containing protein — protein sequence MDLTHVRRLIDLLAHAPVTELEVEEGGCRIRITRGGAPSAAPATPTTPVVSVAPVPVEAALPAALPDAVAETVITAPSYGVFHLSPSPGAAPYVIVGQVVQVGQEVGLVEAMKVFNAVRATAAGEIAAVLVEDGTEVEAGTPLFRLA from the coding sequence GTGGATCTCACGCATGTCAGGCGGCTGATCGACCTGCTGGCCCATGCCCCGGTAACGGAGCTTGAGGTGGAGGAAGGCGGCTGCCGCATCCGCATCACCCGCGGGGGCGCGCCATCGGCAGCCCCGGCCACACCCACCACGCCGGTCGTGAGCGTGGCCCCCGTGCCGGTGGAGGCCGCCCTTCCGGCGGCATTGCCCGACGCGGTGGCGGAGACGGTCATCACGGCGCCCTCCTACGGGGTGTTCCACCTCTCGCCATCTCCCGGCGCGGCGCCTTACGTCATTGTGGGGCAGGTCGTGCAGGTCGGGCAGGAAGTGGGGCTGGTCGAGGCCATGAAGGTGTTCAATGCGGTTCGCGCCACGGCTGCGGGCGAGATCGCGGCCGTGCTGGTGGAAGACGGCACGGAAGTGGAGGCAGGCACCCCCCTGTTCCGACTGGCATGA
- the accC gene encoding acetyl-CoA carboxylase biotin carboxylase subunit has translation MSEIPRFSRVLIANRGEIALRIQRACRQLGLETVAVHSEADADSRHVHEADMALCIGPAAAARSYLDPDGLLLAARLTGAQAIHPGYGFLSENADFADAVEAAGLTFIGPTGASIRMMGDKITAKRAMREAGVPCVPGSDGPLPADMDAVKAIALQVGFPVIVKASGGGGGRGMRVVEREADLAQAVTLTAKEAQQAFGNPTLYLERFMQKPRHIEIQVLCDTHGTALWLGARDCSLQRRHQKVLEEASAPGIAPETIAQIGERCAEACRRIGYRGAGTFEFLYEDGVFAFIEMNTRVQVEHPITEETTGIDIVAQQLRIAQGEPLGIAQADIGLLGHSIECRLNAEDPFTFMPSPGTITRWDLPGGPGIRVDTHVVAGYTVQPYYDSLIGKIISHGATRAQAIARMRVALAEMRVEGVSTNIALHQDLLADPQFQRGGVDIHYLERWLAQRTAP, from the coding sequence ATGAGTGAGATCCCACGCTTCAGCCGGGTGCTGATCGCCAATCGCGGCGAGATCGCCCTGCGCATCCAGCGCGCCTGCCGCCAGCTCGGGCTTGAGACGGTGGCCGTGCATTCCGAGGCCGATGCCGACAGCCGCCATGTGCACGAGGCCGATATGGCCCTGTGCATCGGTCCCGCCGCCGCGGCCCGCAGCTATCTCGACCCCGACGGGCTGCTGCTTGCCGCCCGCCTGACGGGCGCGCAGGCCATCCATCCCGGTTATGGTTTCCTGTCGGAAAATGCTGATTTTGCCGATGCGGTGGAAGCTGCCGGCCTGACCTTCATCGGGCCGACAGGGGCGTCCATCCGCATGATGGGCGACAAGATCACCGCCAAGCGCGCCATGCGCGAGGCCGGGGTGCCCTGCGTGCCCGGTTCGGACGGGCCGCTGCCCGCCGATATGGACGCGGTGAAGGCCATTGCGCTGCAGGTGGGCTTTCCGGTCATCGTCAAGGCTTCGGGCGGTGGTGGCGGGCGCGGCATGCGTGTGGTCGAGCGTGAGGCGGACCTGGCGCAGGCGGTCACGCTCACGGCCAAGGAGGCCCAGCAGGCCTTTGGCAACCCGACGCTGTATCTCGAACGCTTCATGCAGAAGCCGCGCCATATCGAGATTCAGGTGCTGTGCGACACGCACGGCACGGCGCTATGGCTGGGCGCGCGCGACTGCTCCTTGCAGCGCCGCCACCAGAAAGTGCTGGAGGAAGCCTCCGCCCCCGGCATCGCCCCCGAGACGATTGCCCAGATCGGCGAACGCTGCGCCGAGGCCTGCCGCCGCATCGGCTACCGGGGCGCGGGGACGTTCGAATTCCTGTATGAGGACGGTGTCTTCGCCTTTATCGAGATGAACACCCGCGTACAGGTCGAACACCCCATTACGGAAGAGACGACGGGCATCGACATCGTGGCCCAGCAACTGCGCATTGCCCAGGGCGAACCGCTTGGCATCGCGCAGGCGGACATCGGGCTGCTGGGGCATTCCATTGAATGCCGCCTCAATGCCGAGGACCCGTTCACCTTCATGCCCTCGCCGGGCACCATCACGCGTTGGGACCTGCCCGGTGGCCCGGGAATCCGGGTCGATACGCATGTGGTGGCGGGCTATACGGTGCAGCCTTATTATGACTCGCTGATCGGCAAGATCATCAGTCATGGCGCCACACGTGCGCAGGCGATCGCGCGGATGCGGGTGGCGCTGGCGGAAATGCGGGTGGAAGGGGTCTCGACCAATATCGCCCTGCATCAGGACCTGCTGGCGGACCCACAGTTCCAGCGCGGCGGGGTTGATATCCATTACCTTGAACGCTGGCTTGCGCAAAGGACGGCCCCATGA
- a CDS encoding biotin/lipoyl-containing protein, protein MNTRPEQLVPAFDRLPEPEQIAQMATWLAQAGLDSLELSNEAAGLKLRIRVGQAAIAAVSPTVAAPPAQAGTAMVAVKAPYFGHLCLTHPLRDAPFAPVGAKVGQGDVVALLTLDTLQVPVPAPVAGTVVDIVAQPDALVGYGAVILNIQPD, encoded by the coding sequence ATGAACACCCGGCCCGAACAACTGGTGCCCGCCTTTGACCGGCTGCCCGAGCCCGAACAGATCGCCCAGATGGCGACATGGCTGGCGCAGGCGGGGCTCGACAGCCTCGAACTGTCGAATGAGGCAGCGGGGCTGAAGCTGCGCATCCGCGTGGGGCAGGCTGCTATAGCTGCGGTTTCCCCCACCGTTGCGGCCCCACCGGCGCAGGCCGGGACGGCGATGGTTGCGGTAAAGGCCCCGTATTTTGGCCATCTGTGCCTGACCCATCCGTTGCGTGACGCGCCCTTCGCCCCAGTCGGGGCAAAGGTGGGGCAGGGGGACGTGGTGGCGCTGCTGACACTCGACACCCTGCAGGTTCCCGTGCCGGCGCCCGTGGCGGGTACGGTGGTGGATATCGTGGCCCAGCCCGACGCGTTGGTGGGTTATGGCGCGGTTATCCTGAACATCCAGCCTGACTGA
- a CDS encoding pyridoxal phosphate-dependent aminotransferase has product MPGFADRLNGIGISASAAMTDKASVLKAEGLKIVSLSSGEPDFPTPGHVVEAAIAAAHAGDTKYPPQDGKPALKKAVQAKFQRENHLDYALDEILVANGAKQIIYDAMMATINPGDEVVLPTPSWISYADIARLAGASIVSVPCPAGSGFRLSAEALEAAITPRTKWLVLNFPGNPTGACCPRADMEAIAAVLLKHPQVWIMTDDIYEHLIYDGFTFCTLAEVEPRLKDRVLTVNGVSKAYAMTGWRVGYCGGPRELIAAMNNMQGQSTSGINTLAQAAAVAALNGPQDYLKDRAAEYQARRDLVVSLLNAIPGVQCHTPQGAFYVYPDISACMGKTSAGGRLIATDADFVMALLEEQQVASVQGAAYGMSPFFRISYATDTATLREGCRRIAAFVDGLK; this is encoded by the coding sequence ATGCCTGGGTTTGCGGATCGACTGAATGGAATTGGGATTTCGGCTTCCGCCGCGATGACCGACAAGGCATCGGTGCTGAAGGCCGAAGGGCTGAAGATCGTCAGCCTCTCCTCGGGCGAACCTGACTTCCCCACGCCCGGACATGTGGTGGAAGCCGCCATTGCCGCGGCACATGCGGGAGACACCAAATACCCGCCGCAGGACGGCAAGCCCGCGCTCAAGAAGGCGGTGCAGGCCAAGTTCCAGCGCGAGAACCACCTTGATTACGCACTTGACGAGATCCTGGTGGCCAACGGCGCCAAGCAGATCATCTATGACGCCATGATGGCCACCATCAACCCCGGTGACGAGGTGGTCCTGCCCACCCCAAGCTGGATCAGCTATGCCGACATCGCCCGCCTTGCCGGCGCCAGCATCGTGTCCGTGCCCTGCCCCGCCGGAAGCGGTTTTCGCCTGTCGGCCGAAGCCCTGGAGGCCGCCATTACGCCCAGGACCAAATGGCTGGTCCTCAACTTCCCCGGCAACCCGACCGGCGCATGCTGCCCGCGCGCGGACATGGAGGCCATCGCCGCCGTCCTGCTGAAGCACCCGCAGGTGTGGATCATGACCGATGATATCTACGAACACCTGATCTATGACGGGTTCACCTTCTGCACGCTGGCCGAGGTCGAGCCACGGCTCAAGGACCGCGTGCTGACCGTCAATGGCGTGTCCAAGGCCTATGCCATGACCGGCTGGCGCGTGGGCTACTGTGGCGGCCCGCGTGAACTGATCGCGGCCATGAACAACATGCAGGGCCAGTCAACCAGCGGCATCAACACGCTGGCGCAGGCAGCCGCCGTGGCCGCACTCAACGGCCCGCAGGATTACCTGAAGGACCGTGCCGCCGAATACCAGGCCCGGCGCGACCTTGTGGTCAGCCTGCTCAACGCCATTCCCGGCGTGCAGTGCCATACGCCGCAGGGCGCGTTCTATGTCTATCCAGACATCAGTGCCTGCATGGGCAAGACCTCGGCGGGGGGGCGACTGATCGCTACCGACGCCGACTTCGTCATGGCGCTGCTGGAAGAACAGCAGGTGGCGTCCGTGCAGGGGGCGGCTTACGGGATGAGCCCGTTCTTCCGCATCTCCTACGCCACCGACACGGCCACGCTGCGCGAAGGCTGCCGCCGGATCGCAGCCTTTGTGGACGGGCTGAAGTAA
- a CDS encoding aspartate ammonia-lyase, with the protein MAPAGQGDGPPPGSRIERDLLGEVTIPAGVLWGVHTGRAVENFPISGTTIGTFGELVQGLVTVKQAAARANFALGYLDRTRADAIEAACVRIRDNPAYRDQFVVDAMQGGAGTSTNMNANEVIANVALGLLGEKPGAYAVLHPNDHVNMAQSTNDVYPTALRLGMLLAVDPLVAALEGLLGALDEKARAFGAILKVGRTQLRDAVPMTLGQEFRAFHTAIATEIRSIKAHATAFEQVNLGGTAIGTGLNTDPRYAPTVMAELRALTGRPMTGSPDLIEATSDVGAFVLFSGVLKRLALKLSKMSSDLRLLSSGPRAGLGEIVLPAVQAGSSIMPGKVNPVIPEAVNQVAYLVAGHDLTITMCADGGQLQLNPFEPMIGYCLFTSIRILRAATETLTTRCISGISADRERCQYLSGINIGIITALVPVLGYDTCSTIARRALAENRKVTDLIVEEELLSPQRLAELLRPDALTSPNVGRQAG; encoded by the coding sequence ATGGCGCCTGCGGGGCAGGGGGACGGGCCGCCGCCCGGCAGCCGCATCGAGCGTGACCTGCTGGGTGAGGTCACGATTCCGGCTGGAGTCTTGTGGGGTGTGCATACAGGGCGCGCGGTTGAGAATTTTCCCATAAGCGGCACGACCATCGGTACGTTTGGGGAACTGGTTCAGGGGCTGGTGACCGTCAAGCAGGCGGCGGCAAGGGCCAATTTCGCCCTGGGCTATCTGGACAGGACGCGCGCCGACGCCATCGAGGCCGCATGCGTGCGGATACGGGACAACCCCGCCTATCGTGACCAGTTCGTGGTGGACGCCATGCAGGGTGGGGCCGGTACTTCCACCAACATGAACGCCAATGAGGTCATTGCCAACGTGGCCCTTGGGCTGCTGGGCGAAAAACCGGGCGCGTATGCCGTGCTGCACCCCAACGACCATGTCAACATGGCGCAGTCCACCAATGATGTTTACCCAACCGCGCTCAGGCTGGGCATGCTGCTGGCGGTTGATCCGCTGGTGGCGGCGCTTGAGGGGCTGCTCGGAGCGCTGGATGAAAAGGCGCGGGCGTTCGGCGCGATCCTGAAGGTGGGCCGCACGCAGTTGCGTGATGCCGTGCCCATGACACTGGGGCAGGAATTCAGGGCTTTCCATACCGCCATCGCGACGGAAATCAGAAGCATAAAGGCGCATGCCACCGCTTTTGAGCAGGTCAATCTGGGGGGCACCGCCATTGGCACGGGGCTGAATACCGACCCGCGTTATGCCCCGACCGTCATGGCGGAGCTGCGCGCCCTGACCGGGCGGCCCATGACCGGTTCGCCGGACCTGATCGAGGCGACATCCGATGTGGGGGCCTTTGTCCTCTTTTCCGGTGTGCTCAAGCGACTGGCGCTGAAGCTGTCCAAGATGTCCAGCGACCTGCGCCTGCTTTCCAGCGGGCCACGAGCAGGCCTGGGTGAAATCGTGCTGCCTGCGGTGCAGGCGGGATCCTCCATCATGCCGGGCAAGGTCAATCCCGTCATACCCGAGGCGGTCAACCAGGTGGCCTATCTTGTGGCCGGCCATGACCTGACCATTACCATGTGCGCCGATGGCGGCCAGTTGCAGCTCAATCCATTCGAGCCGATGATTGGCTACTGCCTGTTCACGTCCATCAGGATTTTACGTGCGGCTACGGAAACCCTGACAACGCGGTGCATTAGCGGCATTTCAGCCGATCGGGAGCGTTGCCAGTATCTGTCCGGCATCAATATCGGGATCATCACGGCGCTGGTGCCGGTATTGGGTTATGATACCTGCTCGACCATTGCCAGGCGCGCGCTGGCGGAAAACCGCAAGGTGACTGACCTGATCGTGGAGGAGGAACTGCTCTCTCCCCAACGGCTGGCGGAACTGCTGCGCCCCGATGCGCTGACCAGCCCCAATGTGGGCAGGCAGGCAGGCTGA
- a CDS encoding LysR substrate-binding domain-containing protein, producing the protein MDIRRLQAFIKIIDLGSISRAADLLNIAQPALSQQLATLENVFKQKLVIRSKSGVTPTTAGAELYRHAQTLTKQFDRAMVEISHGSGPLVGKVSVGLSPYSAGSTLSVKLLQRVRERLPNITLHLTESFDDIYSELIMTGRLDMAVIHGAGPIKGVIFTPLMKEEFFLLAPHALEFPQDGTGAVQLADIAGIPLLLPPKHNFVRKSVDMAFMRKQLEPCIVAEIEALITLQGAIEEGIGSTILPWSVASRIVVPGKSRIYPLRNPVIQEDVSLCIPEIIPETEASVAVRELLIDLAKTMAASHNWPGTQPSA; encoded by the coding sequence TTGGATATACGGCGACTGCAGGCTTTTATCAAAATCATCGATCTTGGCAGCATTTCCCGTGCGGCCGACCTGCTCAATATTGCCCAGCCCGCACTGAGCCAACAACTGGCAACACTTGAAAACGTCTTCAAACAGAAGCTTGTCATCCGGAGCAAGAGCGGTGTCACCCCCACCACCGCCGGGGCGGAACTGTACCGGCATGCCCAGACCCTGACCAAACAGTTCGACCGGGCCATGGTTGAAATCAGCCACGGATCCGGCCCGCTGGTGGGCAAGGTCTCGGTCGGGCTGTCACCCTATAGTGCGGGCTCCACGCTTTCGGTCAAACTGCTGCAGCGCGTGCGGGAGCGTCTGCCCAATATTACGCTGCACCTGACCGAAAGTTTTGATGATATTTATAGCGAACTGATCATGACCGGGCGGCTGGACATGGCCGTCATCCACGGCGCCGGGCCGATCAAGGGTGTGATCTTCACCCCCCTGATGAAGGAGGAATTCTTCCTGCTCGCCCCCCATGCGCTGGAATTCCCGCAAGACGGCACCGGGGCGGTGCAACTGGCCGACATAGCGGGCATCCCGCTGCTTCTGCCGCCCAAGCATAATTTTGTCCGCAAGAGCGTGGACATGGCCTTCATGCGCAAACAGCTTGAGCCGTGCATCGTGGCCGAAATCGAGGCCCTGATTACCCTGCAGGGCGCCATAGAAGAGGGCATTGGCAGCACCATCCTGCCGTGGTCCGTCGCCAGCCGGATTGTCGTGCCGGGCAAGTCGCGCATCTATCCGCTGCGCAATCCCGTCATTCAGGAAGATGTTTCGCTCTGCATCCCCGAAATCATTCCTGAAACAGAAGCCTCGGTGGCGGTGCGCGAACTGCTCATCGATCTGGCCAAAACCATGGCCGCTTCGCATAACTGGCCGGGAACCCAGCCTTCCGCCTGA
- a CDS encoding TonB-dependent siderophore receptor gives MACLSKRKLYLVAGVAFGTFVPAVGEAATATVSTPEKHYKVEARKKAPAQAHATPTALRASAEPEVIHVGGHSTNSIFSPGTARHSTTQVTVVTGAELLKTGQSNVLSALAQANPAITTAALPGGGASSFVQTMQLRGQSPDDTLILVNGHRRHIGANFNSNAGTNWGSEPADISLIPISAIDHIEVITEGASALYGQDAIAGAVNIVLKRETHGGSINFKNSGYYAGDGQALDGSANYAMALGNKGGYLDLAAQVTHQLPTTRGGDFYGTLFADPTRNATADRDVQRGLGLPKTTLETLSENMSIPVTQGFSFYSTSTFSHRRANVPETYRANSGTDTWINPSLYPNGDQPYITMDQYDFETDNGIRTHKFGFAWDAYVTYGRDQQTYGTKDSENASMTGGAYTYDPTQTAFYDGQSVSSELTAGLKGSRSFHTGLLPKDINLKFGAEYRHDTFQMTQGETASWGGQGATDHPGNVPMAVTNQNRDVYEGFANLDFYVTNKWEWTLGGRVASYNNLATVATGSVGTRYNFNKRWAIRANINSGYRPPTLGEMSYFYSAPYPGYTVDQVPANSAIAKYLGAGNMKGEYSRSYTIGLDATPVDDFHITGNLYYIAINDRMGSTQSYTVNPNDATLQQLLAQANISSATSLSYYANLYNTQTFGGDLNADYTLRTSRFGKFRFAMGINFSDNEIRSARNNLVNEYTKEMVLHSAPKNREQISVNWQYKKWSVFVQEMRYGSITYMAAPTGPGSVPFEQNPAFITNLEVDYKPMPRWTIGVGANNLGNKYPTRISSSIANSQQGLAKYASYSPYGFNGGMYYVKTSLDF, from the coding sequence ATGGCATGCCTGTCAAAGCGGAAGTTGTATCTTGTGGCTGGGGTGGCTTTTGGTACATTTGTACCGGCTGTAGGTGAAGCCGCGACGGCAACCGTTTCCACCCCTGAAAAACACTACAAGGTCGAGGCCCGTAAAAAGGCGCCCGCGCAGGCGCACGCCACGCCCACGGCCCTGCGTGCCTCCGCCGAGCCGGAAGTGATCCATGTGGGTGGTCACTCGACCAATTCCATCTTCTCCCCCGGCACGGCACGCCACAGCACCACGCAGGTTACGGTCGTGACCGGCGCGGAACTGCTCAAGACCGGCCAGAGCAATGTGCTGTCCGCGCTGGCGCAGGCCAACCCCGCCATCACCACCGCGGCCCTGCCCGGTGGTGGCGCGAGTTCCTTTGTCCAGACCATGCAGTTGCGCGGCCAGTCGCCCGATGACACGCTGATCCTGGTTAACGGCCACCGCCGACATATCGGCGCCAACTTCAATTCGAACGCGGGCACCAACTGGGGCAGCGAACCGGCTGATATTTCGCTTATCCCCATCAGCGCGATCGACCATATCGAAGTCATTACCGAAGGCGCTTCCGCGCTGTATGGGCAGGATGCCATCGCGGGCGCCGTCAATATCGTGCTGAAGCGCGAGACGCATGGCGGCAGCATCAACTTCAAGAACAGCGGCTATTACGCGGGCGATGGTCAGGCGCTTGACGGTTCGGCCAACTATGCCATGGCGCTGGGCAACAAGGGCGGGTACCTCGACCTTGCGGCACAGGTCACCCACCAGTTGCCCACGACCCGTGGCGGTGACTTCTATGGCACCCTGTTTGCCGATCCCACCCGCAACGCGACGGCGGACCGCGATGTGCAGCGTGGCCTGGGCCTGCCCAAGACCACGCTCGAGACCCTGAGCGAAAACATGTCCATTCCCGTGACGCAGGGGTTCAGTTTTTACAGCACCTCCACCTTCTCGCATCGCCGGGCCAACGTGCCGGAAACCTACCGGGCCAATTCGGGCACGGATACATGGATCAATCCGTCGCTCTACCCCAATGGTGACCAGCCCTACATCACCATGGACCAGTACGATTTCGAGACGGATAACGGAATCCGCACGCATAAATTCGGTTTCGCATGGGATGCGTACGTAACCTATGGGCGCGACCAGCAGACATACGGCACCAAGGATTCCGAAAACGCCTCGATGACGGGGGGCGCGTATACCTACGATCCGACCCAGACGGCCTTCTATGATGGTCAGTCGGTTTCCTCCGAACTGACGGCCGGGCTGAAGGGGTCACGTTCATTCCATACGGGTCTGCTGCCCAAGGATATCAACCTGAAATTCGGCGCGGAATATCGTCATGACACCTTCCAGATGACGCAGGGTGAAACCGCGTCATGGGGCGGGCAGGGCGCGACCGATCACCCCGGTAACGTGCCCATGGCGGTCACGAACCAGAACCGCGACGTGTATGAAGGTTTCGCCAACCTTGATTTCTACGTTACCAACAAGTGGGAATGGACACTTGGCGGGCGTGTCGCGAGCTACAATAACCTGGCTACGGTCGCGACCGGTTCCGTGGGCACGCGCTACAACTTCAACAAGCGCTGGGCGATCCGGGCCAATATCAATTCCGGTTACCGTCCGCCCACGCTGGGTGAAATGTCCTATTTCTATTCAGCGCCCTATCCCGGTTACACCGTGGACCAGGTCCCGGCGAACAGCGCCATCGCCAAGTACCTTGGTGCTGGCAACATGAAGGGCGAATATTCCCGCAGCTACACGATCGGGCTTGATGCGACGCCTGTGGATGATTTCCATATCACGGGCAACCTGTACTACATCGCGATCAATGACCGCATGGGCAGCACGCAGTCCTATACGGTCAACCCGAATGACGCCACGCTACAGCAACTGCTGGCGCAGGCCAATATTTCAAGCGCAACATCGCTGTCATACTATGCCAATCTCTATAATACCCAGACGTTTGGCGGTGACCTGAACGCCGATTACACCCTGCGCACGAGTCGGTTTGGCAAGTTCCGCTTCGCCATGGGCATCAACTTCTCCGATAACGAGATCCGGTCCGCCCGCAACAACCTGGTGAACGAATACACCAAGGAAATGGTGCTGCATTCCGCCCCGAAAAACCGTGAGCAGATCAGCGTGAACTGGCAGTACAAGAAGTGGTCGGTCTTCGTGCAGGAAATGCGCTATGGCTCCATTACCTACATGGCGGCCCCCACCGGCCCCGGTTCCGTGCCGTTTGAACAGAACCCGGCCTTCATCACCAACCTGGAAGTTGACTACAAGCCCATGCCGCGGTGGACCATCGGGGTCGGCGCCAATAACCTTGGCAATAAATACCCGACCCGTATTTCCAGCTCGATCGCCAACTCGCAGCAGGGCCTTGCGAAATACGCTTCCTACTCGCCCTACGGGTTCAATGGCGGCATGTATTACGTCAAGACCTCTCTCGATTTCTGA